The following nucleotide sequence is from Gavia stellata isolate bGavSte3 unplaced genomic scaffold, bGavSte3.hap2 HAP2_SCAFFOLD_1143, whole genome shotgun sequence.
GTGCCGCCGGCGGCACCTGAGCCCCCCCCCGGACGCTTTTGGGGGTGTCATCCCATCCAGATGCGATCCCGTCTTTGTGCCACGAAGAATTTCGGCGCGGGCGAGGAGCGGGTCTGCGAGGAAGCTCAGTGTCGGCTCCAGCGCCTCCGTCAGACCCACAGTACGGCCGCCCCGCTATTGGggttcccccccgccccgctaTTGgggttcccccccaccccactaTTGGGGTTCCCCCCTGCCCTAACGctgtgcccccccgccccgattTTTGGGGGTACGGGGACGAGCGGTTCCTCGTGGGGCTCCTCGACGGCGACTGGAAGCTGATGAGCTCAACCCGGGGGTAGGGGGGAATTTGGGGGGCCCCCTCCCCAGTTCACATGTTGtgtcgcccccccccccccccacgccaCGCGCCCCGTTTcaccctctcctcttcctcccgcAGCCGCTCTTCGTCTTCCCCGACGTCGTGCGGGGCCGCGCCGGAGGATCCCCGCCAACTAACCTGCGGCTGGCCGAATTCACGGGGGTGCGGAGGAACCGCGAGACGTCGGACCCCCAAAACCCGCCGGGATTTCATCGACTGTTCCCTCCTGAGGACGCAGCAGGTACCCGCCTCATCCCCGGCACCCCGAATTTCCCCGCGGGGCGCCCAAACCGGCGGCGTAACCGTGGCGGGGGacccttctccccctccctcggCAGAAGGGGAACCCCGACACCCGCTTTGCCGAGGACGCGCTCTCCAAAACCGCCGTCCACCTCTTCTTCGCGGCGACTGAGTCCGTCAGCCCCCCCTTCAAATTTGGGGTCCGTATCCTGCTCCAGCACCCCGAGGTGGAAGGTATTGGGGGGCACACAGCATCCTTGGGGTGCTGCGGCATCCCTGGGTGTCCCCCATCGGGCACTGGGGGTCCCCCGTGGGGCACAGGGCATCCTTGGGGTGCTGCGGCATCCCTGGGTGTCCCCCATCGGGCACTGGGGGTCCCCCGTGGGGCACAGGGCATCCTTGGGGTGCTGCGGCATCCCTGGGGGTTGCCCGTGGGGCACTGGGGGTCCCCCATCGGGCACAGAGCGTCTCTGGGGGTCCCCTGTCAGGCACAGGGCATCCCTGGGGATCCCCTGTTGTCCCTGGGGGTCCCCCGTGGGGCACAGGGCATCCTTGGGGTGCTGTGGCGTCCCTGGGGGTCCCCCGTGGGGCACAGGGCATCCTTGGGGTGCTGTGGCGTCCCTGGGGGTCCCCCGTGGGGCACAGGGCGTCTCTGGGGGTGCTGTGGCGTCCCTGGGGGTCCCCCGTGGGGCACAGGGCGTCTCTGGGGGTGCTGTGGCGTCCCTGGGGGTCCCCCGTGGGGCACAGGGCGTCTCTGGGGTGCTGTGGCGTCCCTGGGGGTCCCCCGTGGGGCACAGGGCATCCTTGGGGTGCTGTGGCGTCCCTGGGGGTCCCCCGTGGGGCACACAGCATTCTTGGGGTGCTGCAGCATCTCTGGGGGTCCCACATTGGGCACAGGGTGTCCCTGGGGGTCCCCCATTGTCCCTGGGGGTGCCCCGTCGGGCACAGAGCGTCCCTGGGGTCCCCCGTCGGGCACACGGCATTCTTGGGGTGCCGCAGCGTCCCtggggggtccctgtggggcaGAGAGTGTCCCTGGGGGTCCCCCGGCATCCTTGGGGGTCCCCCGTGGGGCACACGGCATTCTTGGGGTGCCGCAGCAGCCCTGGGGGTCCCACATTGGGCACAGGGCGTCCCTGGGGGGCGCCCCTGTTGTCTCTGGGGGGTCCCCCGTGGGGCACGCGTCATCCTTGGAGGTCCCCCGTCGTCCCTGGGGGTCCCCCGTGGGGCACGGAGCGTCTCTGGGGGTCCCCCGTCATCTCTGGGGGTCCCCCGTGGGGCACAGAGTGTCCCTGGGGGTCCCCCGTGGGGCACAGAGCGTCGCTGGGGGTCCCCCCTTGTCCCTGGGGGTGCCCCATTGGGCACAGAGCATCCCTGGGGGTCCCCTGTCGTCCCTGGGGGTCCCCCGCGGGGCACAGAGCGTCCCTGGGGGTCCCCCGCGGGGCACAGAGCGTCCCTGGGGGTCCCCCCTCGTCCCTGGGGGTCCCCCGCGGGGCACAGAGTGTCCCTGGGGGTCCCCTGTCATCTCTGGGGGTCCCCCATTGGGCACAGGGCGTCCCTGGGGGTCCCCAGTTGTCCCTGGGGGTCCCCTGTGGGGCACACGGCGTCCCTGTTTCAAGCCCAACGCCGCCTTCGTGGCCTTCCTCCGCaggcgaggaggaggaagagggggcGGGATGTGCGCCCGCGGACCCCCGTTccctccctggggacccccatcccctccctggggacccccGTTCCCTCCCTGGCCCCCCCTTTCCCAGGGAGGCGCGTGCCCCTGGACGAAGGTCTGGCCCTGACgcagctcttcctcttcctcaccgCCATCCTCCAGCGCGGAGGAAGATCCGGCCACCACCCACACCGCCCCCCAAATCCAGCGCCGTGgggagccccccccggccctgcccccCATAAAGACACCCCGCTCTCCCCCACCTCTCTTCGTCCGCGGTTTTGGGGTGtttgtccccccctccccggggagcGCAGGGGGTCCGGCGGGGACGCGGAGCCGCGTGTTGCACGGGAAAATGCGgtttattgggggggggggtccccaatATTGGGGTGCGATGCGGTGTCTTGGGGGGGATCCTCAATATTGGGGTGCGATGCAGCGTCTTAGGGGGGGCGGATCCCCAATATTGGGGTGCGATGCGGCATCTTCTGGGGGGGGATCCCCAATCCTGGGGCACGATGTGGCGTCTTGGGGGGGGGGATCCTCAATATTGGGGTGTCTTGGGGGGGGATCCCCAATCCTGGGGTGCAATGTGGTGTCTTGGGGGGCAGATCCTCAATATTGGGGTGCAATGGGGCGTCTTGGGGGGGGATCCCCACTCCTGGGGCACGATGTGGCGTCTTTGGGGGGGGGTTCCTCAATATTGGGGTGTCTTGGGGGGGGATCCCCACTCCTGGGGCGCAATGTGGCGTCTTGGGGGGCAGATCCTCAATATTGGGGTGCGATGGGGCAACTTGGGGGGGGATCCCCACTCCTGGGGCACGATGTGGcgtcttgggggggggggatcctCAATATTGGGGTGTCTTGGGGGGGATCCTCAATATTGGGGTGCCATGCAGCgtcttggggtggggggatcCCCAATCCTGGGGCGTGATCCTCAATATTGGGGTGCGATGGGATGTCTTGGGGGGGATCCTCAATATTGGGGTGTCTTGGGGGGGGATCCCCAATCCTGGGGCGCAATGTGGCGTCTTGGGGGGGGATCCTCAATATTGGGGTGCGATGCGGCATCTTCTGGGGGGGGGGATCCCCACTCCTGGGGCACGATGGGGTGTCTTGGGGGGGATCCTCAATATTGGGGTGTCTTGGGGGGGATCCCCACTCCTGGGGCGCCATGTGGTgtcttggggtggggggatcCTCAATCCTGGGGCGCGATCCTCAATATTGGGGTGCGATGGGGCGTCTTGGGGGGATCCTCAATATTGGGGCACGATGGGGTGTCTTGGGGGGGGATCCCTACTCCTGGGGTGCGATGCGGCGTCTTGGGGGGATCCTCAATATTGGGGTGCGATGCGGCGTCTTGGGGGGGGATCCCCACTCCTGGGGCGCCATGCGGCatcttggggtggggggatcCCCAATCCTGGGGCACGATCCTCAATATTGGGGTGCGATGGGGCGTCTTGGGGGGGATCCTCAATATTGGGGCACGATGGGGTGTCTTGGGGGGGGATCCCTACTCCTGGGGTGCGATGCGGCGTCTTGGGGGGGATCCTCAATATTGGGGTGTCTTGGGGGGGGATCCCTACTCCTGGGGTGCGATGCGGCGTCTTGGGGGGGATCCTCAATATTGGGGTGTCTTGGGGGGGATCCCTACTCCTGGGGTGCGATGCGGCGTCTTGGGGGGATCCTCAATATTGGGGTGCGATGCGGCGTCTTGGGGGGGGATCCCCACTCCTGGGGCGCCATCCCCACTCCTGGGGCGCCATGCGGCatcttggggtggggggatcCCCAATCCTGGGGCACGATCCTCAATATTGGGGTGCGATGGGGCGTCTTGGGGGGGATCCTCAATATTGGGGCACGATGGGGTGTCTTGGGGGGGGATCCCTACTCCTGGGGTGCGATGCGGCGTCTTGGGGGGGATCCTCAATATTGGGGTGTCTTGGGGGGGATCCCTACTCCTGGGGTGCGATGCGGCGTCTTGGGGGGATCCTCAATATTGGGGTATCTTGGGGGGATCCCCACTCCTGGGGCGCCATGTGATgtcttggggtggggggatgcCCAATCCTGGGGCACGATCCTCAATATTGGGGTGTGATGGGGCGTCTTGGGGGGATCTTCAATATTGGGGCACGTCAGTATCTTGGGGGGAGGGATCCCCACTCCTGGGGCACGATGTGGTGTCTTGGGGGGGGATCCTCAATATTGGGGTGTCTTGGGGGGGATCCCCACTCCTGGGGCGCCATGTGATgtcttggggtggggggatgcCCAATCCTGGGGCACGATCCTCAATATTGGGGCGCGATGGGGCGTCTTGGGGGGGGGATCCCCGATCCTGGGGCGCAATGTGGCATCTTGGGGGGGGATCCCCGATCCTGGGGCATCTTGGGGGGGGATCCCCGATCCTGGGCTGCCATGTGGTGTCTGGGGGGGGGATCCCCGATCCTGGGGCATCTTGGGGGGGCCGTTGTCAGCGGgggcagaagcagagctgggcGGGCCGGGGGATGTTCATGATGCCGCTGACTTGGGGGCGCAGGTcgaggcggggggggcggccgggggggtGCCGCAGCTGGAAGCGCTGCAAGATGGcggtgaggaagaggaagagctgcGTCCGCGCCAGGCTCTCCCCCAAGCACATACGCTTCCCTATGGGGGGGgcaaaagaagggggggggggtcactTAGGGGTCTCCCCAACCCCGAGGGGGGGGGTGTCGTGTGCCCCCACCCACCTGcggagaaggggaggaaggcttCGCTCCTCTTGAACCCCCCCTTTTCATCCAGAAAGTGGCGGGGGTCGAAGGCTTCGGGGTTTTCGAAGTGCCGCGGGTCGCGCAGCGCCGAGCTCAGGACGGGGTAGATggtgcagccctggggggggggggggagaaggagggggggCCGTAATTAATGATTAATGGCGGTAACGGGTGGAAAATCACTGATTAATCGGCAATCGATAAGCGAGGCCGAAGCACGTTGCGCAACGAGCGGACGGGGGTGAAGCGCGCGGCGCGGTTAGTCAATGATTAAGTGCCCAGCGCAGTTGGTAATTGATGGCGGGGCACGCCGGGCGATCGATAATCAATGATTAAGTGCGCTGCGTGATCAATAATCGACGCTTAAGCAAGCCGGGCGATCGATAATCGACGCTTAAGGCCGCTGCATAATCAATAATCGATGCTTAAGCAAGCCGGGCGATCGATAATCGACGCTTAAGGCCGCTGCATAATCAATAATCGATGCTTAAGCAAGCCGGGCGATCGATAATCGACGATTAAGCCCACCACGCAATCGGGAAGCACTGATGCAGCACGCCATGTGGCCGATAATCGATGATGAAGCACGCCGGGCGATCAGTAATCGACGATTAAGCCCGCCGGGCGATCAGTAATCGACGATTAAGCCCGCCGGGCGATCGATAATCGACGATTAAGCCCGCCGCGCGATCGATAATCGACGATTAAGCCCGCCGCGCGATCGATAATCGACGATTAAGCCCGCCGCGCGATCGATAATCGACGATTAAGCCCGCCGCGCGATCGATAATCGACGATTAAGCCCGCCGCGCTATCGGGAAGCGCTGATGCAGCATGCCATGCGATCGATAATCAACGATTAAGCAAGCCGGGCGATCGGAAAGCGCTGATGCAGCACGCCGTGCGGCTGATAATCGATGATTAAGCCCGCTGCGCGATCGATAATCGATGATTAAGCCCGCTGCGCGATCGATAATCGATGATTAAGCCCACCAGGTGATTGATAATTGATGATTAAGGCTGCTGGGTTATCGATAATCGATGATTAAGCCCCCTGGGTGCTCGATAATCGATGATTAAGCCCCCTGGGTGCTCGATAATCGACGATTAAGCCCGCCACGCAATCGGGAAGCGCTGATGCAGCATGCCATGCGATCGATAATCGACGCTTAAGCAAGCCGGGCGATCGATAATCGACGCTTAAGCAAGCCGGGCGATCGGAAAGCGCTGATGCAGCACGCCGTGCGGCTGATAATCGATGATTAAGCCCGCTGCGCAATAGATAATTGATGATTAAGCCCACCAGGCGATTGATAATCGATGATTACGGCTGCTGGGTTATCGATAATCGACGATTAAGCCCGCCGTGCAATGGGGAAGCGCTGATCCAGCGCGCTGTGCGGCCGCTAACCGACGATGCGCCACATCGGGCGATCGATAACCAACGATTATGGCGGGCGCAGATGATCAACACCCAATACCGCAGCGCGTCGCGCCATTAACAATCGATAGCGAAGAGCGTCGCCCCGTCCTTAACGATTTCCATCGACAGCGCCGCCGGAGCCTCCCGCGACACCCGAGCCCGGCGCGTGATCCATCGCCCCGATCCGCGGGCAGCCGTTAGCCAGGGATCACCCGGCGGCACCTTGGGAATGGTGAAGCCGCCCAACGGCGTATCCCGCTTCACCGTCCGGATGAATCCCAGAGGAACCAGGTCCAGGTACCGCTGCGCCTCGTGGAGCACGGCCTCGGTGTAGGGCATGACCCCCCGATCCCGCAGGGTGGGGGGCCGCTCCCGCCCCAGCACCCGCTCGATCTCCTCCTGCACCTTCCCTGGGGAGACggagggtgggtggggggtCAGCGGGTGCGTGtcgtcccccccaccccacccttcCGATACCCGGGAATGGGGTGCGCCCCACCTGCCACCTCGGggtgctccagcagcagcatcagGCAGTAGCGGAGGGTGATGCTGGTGCTCTCCGTCCCCGCCACGAACATGTCGAACACCGTCGTCTGCATGTTGTCACGCCTGAAAGCCGTCCCGGGCTTCCCCTTCTCCTGCGTTTGGGGGGGGTCGAGCTCCGTGGCACCCCAGGATGACGCTCGGGGGCCCCTCGCACCCCGTGTCACCCCAAGATGATGCTTGGGGTCCTGTTCCTTTGCCACCCAGTGTCCCCTCgcaccccatgtcccccccaaGATGACACTCGGGGGCCCCTCGCACCCAATGTCACCCCAGGATGACATTCAGGGTCCCATTCCTTTGCCACCCGGTGTCACCTCACACCCTGTGTCCCCCCAAGATGACATTCGGTGTCCCCTCgcaccccatgtcccccccaaGATGATGCTCGGGGGTCCCTCGCACCCCGTGTCACCCCAAGATGACGCTTGGGGTGCCGTTCCCTTGCCACCCGGTGTCACCTCGCACCCCGTGTCACCCCAAGATGACGCTTGGGGTGCCGTTCCCTTGCCACCCCGTGTCACCTCGCACCCCGTGTCTCCCCAAGATGACGCTCGGGGGCCCCTCGCAGCCGGTGTCATCCCAAGATGACATTCAGGGTCCCGTTCCCTTGCCACCCAGTGTCACCTTGCACCCGCTGTCCCCCCAGGATGACGTTTGGGATCCCGTTCCCTTCCACCCGGTGTCCCCTAGCACCCAGTGTCACTCCAAGATGACACTCAGGGGCCCCTCAcaccccgtgtcccccccaagATGACACTTGGGTTCCCGTTCCCTTGCCACCCAGTGTCCCCTCgcaccccatgtcccccccaaGATGACACTCGGGGGGCCCCTCGCACCCAGTGTCACCCCAGGATGACATTCAGGGTCCCATTCCTTTGCCACCTGGTGTCACCTCACACCCTGTGTCCCCCCAAGATGACATTCAGTGTCCCCTCgcaccccatgtcccccccaaGATGATGCTCGGGGGTCCCTCGCACCCCGTGTCACCCCAAGATAATGCTTGGGGTCCTGTTCCTTTGCCACCCAGTGTCCCCTCGCACCCCGTGTCACCCCAAGATGATGCTTGGGGTCCTGTTCCTTTGCCACCCAGTGTCCCCTTGCACCCAGTGTCCCCCCCAAGATGACACTCGGGGGCCCCTCGCACCCCGTGTCACCCCAAGATAATGCTTGGGGTCCTGTTCCTTTGCCACCCAGTGTCCCCTCGCACCCCGTGTCACCCCAAGATGATGCTTGGGGTCCTGTTCCTTTGCCACCCAGTGTCCCCTTgcaccccatgtcccccccaaGATGACACTCGGGGGTCCCTCGCACCCGGTGCCACCCCAGGATGACGTTCAAGGTCCCATTCCCTTGCCACCCGGTGTCACCTCACACCCTGTGTCCCCCCAAGATGACACTCAGTGTCCCCCCGcaccccgtgtccccccccaagATGACGCTCGGCGGTCCCTCACACCCCCTGTCACCCCAAGATGATACTTGGGGTGCTGTTCCCTTGCCACCCGGTGTCACCTCGCACCCCGTGTCACCCCAAGATGACGCTTGGGGTGCTGTTCCTTTGCCACCCAGTGTCCCCTCgcaccccatgtccccccaaGGTGACACTCGGGTTCCTGTCCCCACAAAGTGACGCTGGGGGTCCcgccgccccccaccccacctgctCCATCCTGCGGAGAAAAGCATCCACGAAATCCCGGGGCGCCGCCAAATCCAGGGTGGCCTCGTGCTCCGCCACCTTCTTGGCCAAGAAGTCTTGGATGAAGGAATTGTTCCGGAATAAGGTGTGGTGGGGGCCGGGCAGGCGGTCCATCAGGCCGGGCAGGATGTTGTAGAGCTGCCGGGAGAGAGCCAGGCGGCACGGCGCCGGTGAGGCGGCATAGCGCCGGCAAGGCAGCACCGTGCCAATAAGATGGCACAGTGCCGGTGAGGCGGCGCGATGCCGGTAAGAGAACACGACGCCAATAAGATGGCACAGTGCCGGTGAGGTGGCGCGATGCCGGTAAGAGAGCATGACGCCAATAAGATGGCACAGTGCCGGTGAGGCGGCGCGATGCCGATAAGAGAGCACAACACCAATAAGATGGCACAGTGCCGGTGAGGTGGCACGATGCCGGTAAGAGAGCACAACACCAATAAGATGGCACAGTGCCGGTGAGGCGGCACGATGCCGGTAAGAAAGCACAACACCAATAAGATGGCACAGTGCCGGTGAGGCGGCGCGATGCCGGTAAGAGAGCACGACGCCAATAAGATGGCACAGTGCCGGTGAGGCGGCGCGATGCCGGTAAGAGAGCACGACGCCAATAAGATGGCACAGTGCCGGTGAGGCGGCGCGATGCCGGTAAGAGAGCACGACGCCAATAAGATGGCACAGTGCCGGTGAGGTGGCACGATGCCGGTAAGAGAGCACAACACCAATAAGATGGCACAGTGCTGATAAGAGAGCACGATGCCAATAAGATGGCACAGTGCCGGTAAGAGAGCACGGTGCCAATAAGATGGCACGGTGCCGGCGAGGTGGCGCGGTGCTGGCGTGACGCCAGCAAGAGAGCACGGTGCCGGGGAGGTGGCACAATGCCGGCGTTGTGGCACGGTATGGTGGCGTGGTGTCGGTGAGATGCCGGTGGGGTGGTGGCACggtgcccccccagccgcccccaaACCCCTCACCTGCCCGGCGATGGAGCTCTCCACTTGGAAATTTTCGGCGAGGCGCCGGAGGACGTGCCGGTACTCCTCGTCATCGTAGCCGAAGCGCTCGCCGAAGAGGATGCGGCAGATGGCATTGCCCACGGCTGCGCTCAGCAGCATGGCGGGGTCGAAGGGCCGCCCTGCGGCAGGGGGACGGTGATGACGGTGGGGCTCGGCCTCACCGCGGCCTCACCGTGCCCTCACCGCGGCCCCACCGCCCACCTTTGGTccgctccagctcctgcagcagcatcGCCGTCTCCTCCTGGACCTGCTCCTCCACGCTCCTCTTGCCCATGCCGAAGTCCCGCAGCGTGGTGAGGGTGAAGCGCCGGGTCTGCGTCCACATCTCCCCGTTGCTCATGAAGATGCCGAGATCCTTGTTGCTTTTCTCCGCCAACGGGAACCGCCCCCGGTCGGTGAATTCGTCCCCGCGGTTCACCAGCACCTCCCGCACCACCTCGTAGCCGAAGACCACCACCACCCGCTCCGAGCCAAAGCGCAGGGAGAAGACGGGGCCATACTTCTCGCTCAGCTGCGGCACAAagtgacacacacacacaccgcGGCGTGGGTCGTGGCGCCCCGGGGGGATCTCGGCATCGGCACCCCGAGGGGCTCGGCGTCGGCACCCCAGGGGTGTTGGCACCCCGGGCGTCTCGGCGTCAGCACCCCCGGGATCTTGGCATTGGCAACCTGGAGCGTCTCGGCACTGGCACCCCGGGGATCTTGGCACTGGCACCCCGGGGTTCTCGGCACCCCACTCACCTTGCGGAAGGTCTTGCAGGTGTCGGCAGCCCTGACCTGCAGTAGGTTCCCGATGAGCGGCAGCGCCGGTGGCCCCGGCGGGTAATTTTGGCTCCGCTGCTCCTTTTTCCACCGGGCCACGATGGTCGTGGCCaccaggatgaggaggaggacgacGGTGATGGTGCCCACCGGCTCCATGGCTGCTGGTGCCAGCCTCAGCTCGGTGGCAAAGAGCAAAGTCCGCCGGCACCGTGGCCACCGGCTGATCGATGACCTTGGGAAGGCGGTCTGCCCGCGGCGTCAGGGACCGCCGGTTCCCGGAGCTGGGGGGGCACCCTGAGCACCCCGAGCTGCCCCGTCCCCTCGCCGCCAGCCCCGTGGCCAGGCATGCAGAGCCCTTGGCAGCCGCCGGTGCGGTGCCGGCGGTTTCTCCTGGCTCCGGGTACAGCGTTTGCCGGGCCGGAGCACCCGGGGTCCCGCAGCCTTTGGACCCACCAGCCTCGGCCACAGCTGGGGGGGCCCCTGAGCGTTTTGGGGGGCCACAAGCCCTCGCTCCCAAAGCAGAGATGGGGAGAGGAGCCCGgaggcgaggaggaggaggaggatgaaggcCTGGCAGCCCATGAGCCGCTGGCAATCCTGCGCTGCCTCGACGCTGGAGCCGGCTTTTTGGGTcttgggcagggctgggggctctgCGTGCTCGGCTCGGGGCTTTGCACggctctgcacagctctgcacaCATGTCTTGGGGCTCTGCACGGCTCTGCACATTCACTGCATGCATGGCTCGGGGCTCTGCACGGCACTGCACGTTCACTGCATGCATCGCTCGGGGCTCTGCACGGCTCTGCACGCTCGGCTCAGGCCTTTGCACAGCTCCACACGCTCGCTGCATGCTCGGCTCAGGGCTTGGCACGGCTCTGCATGCTCTGCACCCTCGGCTCAGGGCTTTGCACGGCTCTGCATGCTCGGCTCAGGGCTTGGCACGGCTCTGCAGGCTTGCTGCACGCTTGGCTCAGGGCTTTGCATGGCTCCACACGCTCGCTGCATGCATGGCTCGGGGCTCTGCACGGCACTGCACGCTCGCTGCATGCATGGATGGGGGCTTTGCATGCCTCTGCATGCTCGGCTCAGCTCTTTGCACAGCTCCACACGCTCACTGCATGCTCGGCTTGGGGCTTTGCACGGCTCTGCATGCTCTGCACGCATGGCTCGGGGCTTTGCGCAGCTCTGCAGGCTTGCTGCACGCTTGGCTCAGGGCTTTGCATGGCTCCACACACTCGCTGCATGCATGTCTTGGGGCTTTGCACGGCTCTGCACTCATGGCTCGGGGCTTTGCATGGCTCCACATGCTCACTGCACGCTTGGCTTGGGGCTTTGCATGGCTCTGCGTGCTTGACTGGGGGCTCTGCACGGCTCTGCACGCTCACTGCACGCTCAGCTCAGGGCTTTGCACAGCTTTGCACGCTCTGCACGCTCGGCTCAAGGCTCTGCACAGCTCCACACCCTCTCTGTGTGCCTGCTTTAGGGCTCTGCACGGCTCTGCACGCTCGGCTTGGGGCTCTGCACGGCTCTGCACGCTCGCTGCATGCTCGGCTCGGGGTTTTGCATGGCTCTGCACGCTTGGCTCAGGGCTCTGCACGGCTCCGCATGATCTGCGGGCTTGACTGCGGGCTCTGCACACTCTTTGCACGCTCAGCTCGGGGCTCTGCACGCTCCCTGCGTGCTTTGCTGGGGACTTTGCATGTCTGCACcttctgtgtgtttgctttggggCTCTGCACGGCTCTGCACGGCTCTGCACGCTCGCTGCACGCTTGGCTCAGGGCTTTACACGGCTCTGCACGGCTTTGCACGCTCTTTGCACGCTCGGCTCAAGGCTCTGCACGGCTCCACACCCTCTCTGCACGCTCGGCTC
It contains:
- the LOC132321692 gene encoding cytochrome P450 2C16-like, whose protein sequence is MEPVGTITVVLLLILVATTIVARWKKEQRSQNYPPGPPALPLIGNLLQVRAADTCKTFRKLSEKYGPVFSLRFGSERVVVVFGYEVVREVLVNRGDEFTDRGRFPLAEKSNKDLGIFMSNGEMWTQTRRFTLTTLRDFGMGKRSVEEQVQEETAMLLQELERTKGRPFDPAMLLSAAVGNAICRILFGERFGYDDEEYRHVLRRLAENFQVESSIAGQLYNILPGLMDRLPGPHHTLFRNNSFIQDFLAKKVAEHEATLDLAAPRDFVDAFLRRMEQEKGKPGTAFRRDNMQTTVFDMFVAGTESTSITLRYCLMLLLEHPEVAGKVQEEIERVLGRERPPTLRDRGVMPYTEAVLHEAQRYLDLVPLGFIRTVKRDTPLGGFTIPKGCTIYPVLSSALRDPRHFENPEAFDPRHFLDEKGGFKRSEAFLPFSAGKRMCLGESLARTQLFLFLTAILQRFQLRHPPGRPPRLDLRPQVSGIMNIPRPAQLCFCPR